Genomic segment of Candidatus Flexicrinis affinis:
ATCACGTGGTCACGCCCGTCGACCGCTACGGTACCCTGAAGAAGCGCAATCACTGCCATCCTCCGATCGCATTGAACCGCGCGCTGTGAATATCGGTGATAGCCACGGCGAGCGCGTCGGCCGCATCGTCAGGGCGGGGGATCTTGTCGAGGTTGAGCATCATGCGGGTCATTTCCTGCATCTGCTTCTTGTCGGCGTTGCCATATCCGGTCAAGCTCTGTTTGATCTCGGCTGGTTTGTACTCCGTAATTGGCAGCCCCGCTTGATGCAGTGCCAGCAGGATTACGCCGCGTGCGTGGGCGACGTTGATGCCCGTCGTCACGTTCTTGCCGAAGAACAGAACCTCGACGCCCGCACGATCAGGCTGGAACTGCTGGATCACCGCCGTCAGCGAAGTGTAGATCGTTTCCAGCCGCTCCCAAAGCGGCGTGTGCGCAGGTGTCGAGATAACATCGTAGGAGACTGCTTGCAGCGCCCCGTCGGGGAGTTCTCGCACCAACCCGTAACCGACAATCGCCGTTCCGGGGTCGATGCCCAGTGAAAGCACCGCGTTAGGCCGTTTCTAGCGCGGCGATGACGGAGTCGCTCACAAGTAGGTTAGACGCTACGGACTGCACGTCGTCCAATTCCTCGAGCGCTTCCTGCAGCTTCATGTTGGCGACGGCCCGCTCAACCGGCAGTTCGGTTTCGTTGCTCGGTTTCCAGAACAGCTCCGATTCGTCCACCGTGTAGCCCGCCTCGGT
This window contains:
- the ruvC gene encoding crossover junction endodeoxyribonuclease RuvC; translated protein: MLSLGIDPGTAIVGYGLVRELPDGALQAVSYDVISTPAHTPLWERLETIYTSLTAVIQQFQPDRAGVEVLFFGKNVTTGINVAHARGVILLALHQAGLPITEYKPAEIKQSLTGYGNADKKQMQEMTRMMLNLDKIPRPDDAADALAVAITDIHSARFNAIGGWQ